In one window of Anaerolineales bacterium DNA:
- a CDS encoding electron transfer flavoprotein subunit alpha/FixB family protein, whose translation MTESKDIWIYIEQEEDRIGDVSLELLAKGQELAATLQSQVWGLLCGHQVEKLAESVIQYGADRVLVVDHPELALYRTLPYARVAIDLIRQHQPYIFLIGATPLGRDLAPRIASAVQVGLTADCTDLQIGDYTSKKEKQEYKDLLYQIRPAFGGNIIATIVNPKTRPQMATVRPGVMQANTPDANRKGEIDNFEPSFESNDFALEVLSREIREPSVNLKDAPIIVAAGGGVQGVDEFHLIEELAHILGGEVGASRAAVDAGLVSREHQIGQTGTTVRPRLYIAAGISGAIQHSTGMDKSNKIVAINTDPDAPIFKVAHYKIVGDVAEVLPLLIRNLREKAK comes from the coding sequence ATGACAGAATCAAAAGACATCTGGATTTATATCGAACAGGAAGAAGACCGGATCGGCGACGTGAGTCTGGAGCTGCTGGCGAAGGGCCAGGAATTGGCGGCCACCCTGCAAAGCCAAGTCTGGGGTTTGTTGTGTGGTCATCAGGTCGAGAAGCTGGCCGAAAGCGTGATTCAATACGGCGCCGATCGAGTGCTGGTCGTGGATCATCCCGAATTGGCCCTTTACAGAACCCTGCCATACGCACGCGTGGCCATCGATTTGATCCGCCAACATCAGCCGTACATCTTCCTCATCGGCGCCACGCCGCTCGGGCGCGACCTGGCGCCGCGCATCGCCAGCGCCGTCCAGGTGGGGTTGACTGCCGACTGCACCGATCTGCAAATTGGAGATTACACCTCGAAGAAGGAAAAGCAGGAATATAAAGACTTGCTGTACCAGATTCGGCCCGCATTCGGCGGCAACATCATTGCCACGATCGTCAATCCCAAGACGCGACCGCAAATGGCGACCGTACGGCCGGGCGTGATGCAGGCCAACACGCCCGATGCGAACCGAAAAGGCGAAATCGATAACTTCGAACCCAGCTTCGAATCCAACGACTTTGCGCTCGAGGTGCTGAGCCGGGAGATACGCGAACCGAGCGTGAATCTGAAGGATGCACCCATCATCGTCGCCGCGGGCGGCGGGGTGCAGGGTGTGGATGAATTTCACCTGATCGAGGAACTGGCGCACATCCTGGGCGGAGAGGTAGGCGCCTCGCGCGCCGCTGTAGACGCCGGCCTCGTTTCCAGGGAACATCAAATCGGACAGACCGGCACCACGGTGCGCCCGCGTTTGTACATCGCCGCCGGAATCTCGGGCGCCATTCAGCACAGCACGGGCATGGACAAATCCAACAAAATCGTCGCCATCAACACCGACCCGGACGCGCCCATCTTCAAGGTCGCACATTACAAAATCGTCGGCGACGTCGCCGAAGTCCTGCCGCTGCTTATTCGCAACTTGCGCGAAAAAGCCAAATAA
- a CDS encoding electron transfer flavoprotein subunit beta/FixA family protein — protein MTYQSIVLVKQVPDTRNISGEVMTAKGTMNRSALPAIFNPEDLNALEMALQVREQYGGTVTVLTMGPLKAAEVLRESLYRGVDRVILLSDREFAGADTQATSYTLKYAVEKAGNFDLVFCGRQAIDGDTAQVGPQVAEKLGLPQITYAESIVSLEADEIVVQRAFDLGSELVKCKLPCLLTVVSSANRPRPASARKRIANKLAAVPAEYPGLLEKWPEFETEEALEKYLSGHNLKIPVWSADDLDLDKSQLGLAGSPTQVYKVNFVVLESGESKEIPATPEGIKELINELVKEYVVG, from the coding sequence ATGACGTATCAATCCATCGTGCTCGTCAAGCAAGTCCCCGACACGCGCAACATCAGCGGCGAGGTGATGACGGCCAAGGGCACCATGAACCGCAGCGCCCTGCCGGCGATTTTCAATCCAGAGGACCTGAACGCGTTGGAAATGGCGCTCCAGGTTCGGGAACAATACGGCGGAACGGTCACGGTCCTGACCATGGGACCGCTCAAAGCTGCTGAAGTCCTGCGCGAGTCTCTCTACCGTGGTGTGGATCGCGTGATACTGCTCTCCGACCGCGAGTTCGCCGGCGCAGACACCCAGGCAACGTCCTACACGCTGAAATACGCCGTAGAAAAAGCAGGGAATTTCGATCTGGTGTTTTGCGGCCGCCAGGCGATCGACGGCGATACCGCGCAGGTCGGTCCGCAGGTTGCGGAAAAGCTGGGACTGCCCCAGATCACGTATGCCGAATCCATCGTCAGCCTGGAAGCTGACGAAATCGTCGTGCAGCGGGCGTTCGATTTAGGCAGCGAACTGGTCAAATGCAAACTACCCTGCCTGCTCACCGTAGTCTCGTCCGCCAATCGACCGCGCCCCGCTTCGGCGCGGAAGCGCATCGCCAACAAACTCGCCGCCGTTCCGGCAGAATATCCCGGCCTGCTCGAAAAATGGCCGGAGTTCGAGACGGAAGAAGCCCTCGAAAAGTACCTGAGCGGGCACAACCTCAAGATCCCGGTCTGGAGCGCAGACGACCTCGATCTCGATAAGTCGCAGTTGGGATTGGCCGGTTCGCCCACGCAGGTTTACAAGGTGAATTTCGTCGTGTTGGAAAGCGGCGAGAGCAAAGAGATACCGGCGACTCCGGAAGGCATCAAGGAGTTGATCAACGAACTTGTAAAAGAATACGTTGTGGGTTGA
- a CDS encoding Acyl-CoA dehydrogenase C-terminal domain-containing protein: MQIVAALGKLLGHALDDRLDQWASQDYGTDLEDLKEQLVDATDLLQKVTDVLKEKERDLIDYYAVDLADIAAYVVNSWLLLQDALQSERKGELARIYITEHLPKIHAAGETILAANEKPLMAREKVLAEKF, translated from the coding sequence ATGCAGATCGTGGCGGCACTGGGGAAACTGCTGGGCCACGCCCTGGACGATCGACTCGATCAGTGGGCTTCGCAGGATTACGGAACAGACCTGGAGGATTTGAAGGAGCAGCTCGTCGACGCCACCGACTTATTGCAAAAGGTGACGGACGTTTTAAAGGAGAAAGAACGCGACCTCATCGATTACTACGCCGTCGATCTGGCCGACATCGCCGCTTACGTGGTCAACTCCTGGCTGCTGCTCCAGGACGCACTCCAGTCCGAACGCAAAGGCGAGCTGGCCCGCATCTACATTACGGAACACCTGCCGAAAATCCATGCCGCCGGTGAAACCATCCTCGCCGCCAATGAAAAGCCCCTGATGGCACGGGAAAAGGTTTTGGCTGAGAAGTTCTAG
- a CDS encoding acyl-CoA dehydrogenase family protein, protein MTENFFLDNLDLQFRLAQLDLRDILEIKEKGYTLHDAYTDAPRNYADAIDNFRLQLEILGDISANIVAPTAAEADEKGAQYLDGNVEYADVTKEGIEAFKQAELMGAMLPREYGGLNLPETIYQMMVEIVSRAEAGLMTVFGLQEIAASINDYADEETKARILPRFGRGEVSGAMVLTEPDAGSDLGNVQTKASYDEAAGFWRLNGVKRFITNGNADVQVVLARSEEGSTDARGLSLFVIERDESVRIRRIENKLGIHASPTCEIQYRDTPAWLIGKRRFGLIRYAMALMNGARLAVGAQAVGIAESAYR, encoded by the coding sequence ATGACGGAAAACTTTTTCCTCGACAACCTCGATCTTCAATTCCGCCTGGCGCAGCTCGACCTGAGAGACATTCTCGAGATCAAAGAGAAAGGCTACACGCTTCACGACGCATATACGGACGCTCCGCGTAACTACGCCGACGCCATCGATAATTTCCGCCTCCAATTGGAAATCCTGGGGGACATCAGCGCCAACATCGTCGCTCCCACGGCGGCCGAAGCCGACGAGAAGGGCGCCCAATATCTGGACGGCAACGTCGAATACGCCGACGTGACCAAAGAGGGCATCGAAGCCTTCAAACAGGCCGAGTTGATGGGCGCCATGTTACCCCGGGAATACGGCGGCCTGAACCTGCCGGAAACGATCTACCAGATGATGGTCGAGATCGTCTCCCGGGCGGAGGCGGGGTTGATGACCGTGTTTGGCTTGCAGGAAATCGCCGCCTCGATCAACGATTACGCCGACGAAGAAACCAAGGCGCGCATCCTGCCCCGCTTCGGACGTGGCGAAGTGAGCGGCGCCATGGTCCTGACCGAGCCCGACGCCGGTTCCGATCTCGGAAACGTGCAGACGAAAGCCAGCTACGATGAAGCAGCCGGGTTCTGGCGGCTGAACGGAGTCAAGCGTTTCATCACCAACGGCAATGCGGACGTGCAAGTGGTGTTGGCCCGCAGCGAGGAGGGATCGACCGACGCCCGAGGGTTGTCGTTGTTCGTCATCGAGAGAGACGAGAGTGTGCGCATCCGGCGCATCGAAAACAAACTCGGCATCCATGCCTCCCCGACCTGCGAGATTCAATACAGGGACACACCCGCCTGGCTCATCGGAAAGCGGCGCTTCGGGTTAATTCGCTACGCCATGGCGCTGATGAACGGCGCACGGCTGGCGGTCGGCGCACAGGCCGTGGGCATAGCCGAGTCGGCATACCGCTAG